Proteins encoded within one genomic window of Microcystis wesenbergii NRERC-220:
- a CDS encoding DUF4164 domain-containing protein, which produces MPNETVTYSLEAVLTRIEGKIDSYQKDVSQKFDKIEERLTKLEIGQSEIKGDIKTLDSKLIETDKRINDLNGRLNITSNAFLGIVGILVTGILGILGKIVFFPNP; this is translated from the coding sequence ATGCCTAACGAAACCGTAACCTATTCCTTAGAAGCTGTTCTGACAAGGATCGAGGGGAAAATAGACAGCTACCAGAAAGATGTTAGCCAAAAATTCGACAAAATCGAGGAACGTCTCACAAAGTTAGAAATCGGACAATCGGAAATAAAGGGAGATATTAAAACCTTAGATTCTAAGCTAATAGAGACAGACAAGCGCATTAATGACCTAAATGGAAGGTTGAATATTACAAGTAATGCTTTTCTTGGCATTGTCGGAATTTTGGTGACAGGAATACTAGGCATACTAGGAAAAATAGTTTTTTTCCCTAACCCCTAA